The genomic window ACTGCCGCGGCAGAGCACCGAGGGTGATGTCGCGTTTCGCGGCGGCGGCGTATCGCTTCACTTCCAGCGCGAGGCGGAAAGCCGCACGCTACGGATCGACTGGCCGCGCCTGAAATCGGGCCGCGCCCTTCACTTGGAAGCAAACCTCGCTCATCCCACCGGGTGGGAGTCGATCGTGATGGCGACTCCGATCGGCGAACGCGGCTTCTACTACAACGAGAAAATCAATTGCCTGGCCGCCCGCGGCGAGCTGACCGTCGGCGAACGGCGCTTCACGTTGGAGCCCGACAGCGCGGCGGGTACCATCGATTGGGGTCGCGGGGTCTGGGCCTACCGCACGTTTTGGAACTGGGCCAGCGCGTCGGGGCGTTTGCCGAACGGGACGCCCTTCGGGTTGAACCTCGGCTCGGGCTTCGGGGACCTATCGGCGGCAACCGAGAACTGCTTTTTCCTCGACGGCCGCTTGCACAAAATTGGTTGGGTGAACATCCGTTACAATCCGGGCGATTACCTGCAGCCGTGGCGCTTCACCGACGAAGAAGGCCGTTTGGACCTCACGCTGCACCCCATCTACGACCGCATCGACAAAACGGAAAT from Candidatus Lernaella stagnicola includes these protein-coding regions:
- a CDS encoding DUF2804 domain-containing protein; the protein is MQHEIMECGPLLNERGELAQRGFARRPLLDYNPENVRVSRFGFWNRLRLKEWDYYGITTHDWFLGTAVSHAGFAGVVFVYFIDFAVGTIEEGLVVTPLGRGCRLPRQSTEGDVAFRGGGVSLHFQREAESRTLRIDWPRLKSGRALHLEANLAHPTGWESIVMATPIGERGFYYNEKINCLAARGELTVGERRFTLEPDSAAGTIDWGRGVWAYRTFWNWASASGRLPNGTPFGLNLGSGFGDLSAATENCFFLDGRLHKIGWVNIRYNPGDYLQPWRFTDEEGRLDLTLHPIYDRIDKTEMGIVASQAHQVFGRYEGRVVTDEGKTVDVRDLTGWAEEVRNRW